In the genome of Methanoculleus sp. SDB, the window TTCTCGATTCCTGCCGCGATATCGGCGGGGAGCGCGGAAAAGACGATGTCACAATCCTTCAGCTGGTCTGCCGAAGTCGGGCGAATCCGGATGTCTCCCACGTGCTCCGGGAAGGGCACGTCGAGCCTCCAGTTCACCACGTCACTGTACAATTTGCCTGCACTTCGTTCCGATGCGGTGAGGACGGTAAGATCGAACCACGGATGATTCGCGAGTAACTGTACGAAGCGCTGCCCCACCGCACCAGTGGCACCAAGCACTCCAACATTGATCATAGTTGAACAGATAATACTGTTCGTGGTTAAAAAAGGTTTGTAGTTTATTCCATATGAATCGCTTCGGACGGGCATTCCTCGACGCAGGATTCGCAGTCCACGCAGAGATCGGGATCAACGACTGCCTTGTCGTCTTTCATGGTAATTGCCGCCGAGGGGCAGATGTCCACACAGGTTTCGCATCCCGTACATTTTTCCGGATCAACTTTTGCAACCATTCTGTTTCTCCTCTGTACAAATTTAAGAAAAAAGATGAAATATGTTTCGATGTTGGCTACTCCAGCCCAAGGACATCCCGCATTGCATAGACGCCGGATGGCTGTCCCGGGACCCAGCGAACCGCACGCAGCACGCCGTGAGCGAAGACCGCACGGTCCGAGGCGTGATGGGAGAGTTCAATCGTTTCGTTGTTTGCTGCGAACAGCACGCTGTGGTCCCCGACGATATCGCCGCCGCGGATGACGTGGACACCTATCTCGTTGCCGCGCACGGCGACACCTTCCCTGCCGTACGCCCGTGCACGCGGCCCCACTTCATCCTCTATTATCTGGAGAATGGTCTTCGCCGTTCCGCTCGGCGCATCTTTCTTGTACCGGTGATGCGCCTCCGTCACTTCGATGTCGTAATCGCCGAGAAGACGTGCGGCCTCCCGGACGAGCTGCCAGAAGATATTGACGCCCACACTGAAATTGCTCGATATGACGGCGGGTATCGTGCCTTCCACGGCCGAGGTGATTTCGTCCCGCTGGGCGTCGGTAAATCCCGTCGTTCCGACGACGACCGCAACGCGATGGCGGGCGGCGGCTTTCACGTTCTCGACCGCAGCGGCGGCAACCGTGAAATCGATGAGCACGTCGGGACGGGTCAGGGCAAGCAAATCATCGATGCGGGATGCCTCGACAACTTCCGCACCGTGCAGTGTTCCCGACCTGATATCGACTCCGCCGACAAACTCCAGATCGGGAGCATCGACAACCATGTGCGCGATAGTCGTTCCCATTCGTCCGAACGCACCGCAGATTACAATTTTAGTCATACCGTGCAAGCACTCCGGCAAGGTTTTTCACTTTCTCTTCGTCCAGGTCATCGAGCGGCAGGCGTACGGGTCCGGCCGCCATTCCCCTCAGTCCGACCGCCTTTTTCACGGGAATCGGGTTCGTATCGATAAACATCGCCCGCATGAGAGGGGAGAGGGCATAATGGATATTCCGTGCTTCCTGAATCTTTCCCTCGGAGTACCGCTCATAGAGCTGGACCATCAGGGCGGGCTCGACGTTGGCCGCGACCGAGATGACGCCATGTCCCCCGAGGGCGAGCATGGGGAGCGTCATCGCATCGTCGCCCGAGAGGAGCAGGAAATCCTCGTCCTGCGTTCCCTCGATGATCTCCGATACCTGGGTGATATTGCCGCTGGCCTCCTTGATCCCGACGATATTCGGGTGCCGGGCAAGCTCGC includes:
- a CDS encoding 4-hydroxy-tetrahydrodipicolinate reductase, whose protein sequence is MTKIVICGAFGRMGTTIAHMVVDAPDLEFVGGVDIRSGTLHGAEVVEASRIDDLLALTRPDVLIDFTVAAAAVENVKAAARHRVAVVVGTTGFTDAQRDEITSAVEGTIPAVISSNFSVGVNIFWQLVREAARLLGDYDIEVTEAHHRYKKDAPSGTAKTILQIIEDEVGPRARAYGREGVAVRGNEIGVHVIRGGDIVGDHSVLFAANNETIELSHHASDRAVFAHGVLRAVRWVPGQPSGVYAMRDVLGLE